In Myxosarcina sp. GI1, a single genomic region encodes these proteins:
- a CDS encoding amidohydrolase family protein has protein sequence MLDRYQIIDADSHVIEPPDLWGKYLEPAFKRFAPTPDLAIAEESLLHKYSPRLRLEGNKQVSQTYPLSLVNGFDPESHVRAMQQMGVDISFIYPTYFSWISAVDTMSGQLVGAFVRAYNRWLHDFCSYNPEILRGVGVINLHVPKEMVTELQRIADYGWKAVYLRPNPVKGRILSDSAYEPFWTKCEELGIAVSLHEGTHSRLPTTGADRFNTRFALHACSHPMEQMMALLALIEGGVLERHPNLKIGLLEAGCGWLPYWLWRLDREYEDLYWEVSDRVKMKPSEYFRRQCFVAIEPSESYLPQLINFIGSDNLIFGTDYPHIDHDPDIVAAVVALEEQLCPDIIQKILWDNSARFYCLEQKCISKD, from the coding sequence ATGCTAGATCGATATCAAATAATTGATGCAGATTCCCATGTAATCGAACCTCCCGATCTATGGGGTAAATATCTCGAACCAGCATTTAAACGTTTTGCTCCTACTCCAGATTTGGCGATCGCCGAGGAATCACTTCTTCATAAATATTCTCCTCGTCTTCGTCTTGAAGGTAACAAACAAGTTAGTCAAACCTATCCTTTATCTTTGGTCAATGGTTTCGATCCAGAGTCTCACGTACGGGCGATGCAGCAGATGGGAGTCGATATTTCTTTTATCTATCCCACCTATTTTTCTTGGATTAGTGCGGTAGATACCATGTCTGGGCAACTTGTAGGTGCTTTTGTTAGAGCGTACAATCGTTGGCTGCATGACTTTTGCAGTTATAATCCCGAAATTTTACGAGGTGTGGGAGTAATAAACCTGCACGTTCCTAAAGAAATGGTTACCGAACTACAGCGAATTGCCGATTATGGCTGGAAAGCGGTCTATTTACGTCCCAATCCCGTTAAAGGGCGAATACTCAGCGACTCTGCCTATGAGCCATTTTGGACGAAGTGTGAGGAATTAGGTATTGCCGTGAGCCTTCATGAAGGAACTCATTCGCGCCTACCTACAACGGGAGCCGATCGCTTTAATACCCGCTTTGCTTTACACGCCTGTTCGCACCCGATGGAGCAAATGATGGCGCTGCTGGCATTAATTGAAGGAGGAGTGCTAGAACGCCATCCCAATCTAAAAATTGGACTTTTGGAAGCTGGTTGTGGTTGGTTGCCATACTGGCTATGGCGACTCGATCGCGAGTACGAAGATCTCTATTGGGAAGTGTCAGACAGGGTAAAAATGAAGCCCTCGGAATATTTCCGCCGTCAGTGTTTTGTAGCGATCGAACCATCGGAGTCTTATTTACCTCAACTTATTAATTTCATTGGCTCGGATAATTTAATTTTTGGCACAGACTACCCCCATATAGATCACGATCCAGATATAGTTGCAGCAGTTGTAGCTCTGGAAGAGCAACTTTGCCCAGATATTATACAAAAGATCCTGTGGGATAATTCCGCTCGATTCTACTGCCTGGAGCAAAAGTGTATAAGTAAAGATTAA